The following coding sequences are from one Oncorhynchus clarkii lewisi isolate Uvic-CL-2024 chromosome 20, UVic_Ocla_1.0, whole genome shotgun sequence window:
- the LOC139375706 gene encoding transmembrane protein 100-like, translating into MGCSSGRQTPGHHSDLDCGSSLPPESPHGGGDLVLPPESLSTLQCLAQATGGTEKSWYRCVFPFGVISLVIGVAGTAVTFMYNTPDLYQTKVVSMVLLVVGVVMLLMAAICWRDHRLKRRKKKEGGFFCSEQGNL; encoded by the coding sequence ATGGGCTGCTCCTCGGGACGCCAGACCCCAGGGCATCACTCAGACCTGGACTGTGGCAGCAGCCTACCCCCGGAGTCGCCCCATGGAGGAGGGGACCTGGTCTTACCCCCAGAGTCACTCTCTACGCTGCAGTGTCTGGCCCAGGCCACGGGTGGTACGGAGAAGTCCTGGTACCGCTGTGTGTTTCCGTTCGGGGTGATCTCTTTGGTGATCGGGGTAGCGGGAACGGCAGTCACCTTCATGTATAACACGCCAGACCTGTACCAGACCAAGGTGGTGTCCATGGTGCtgctggtggtgggggtggtcATGCTGCTGATGGCGGCCATCTGCTGGAGGGACCAcaggctgaagaggaggaagaagaaggagggaggtttCTTCTGCTCCGAACAGGGCAACTTGTGA